ACTGCGTGGCCCGCACCGACCGGCCCCACGCCGAGTGGCGGTCCTGGGTGGCGCGCTGGTCGCGGCTGCGACGCTCGCGACGACCCTCGGTGTACGTGCCGGCGCGGTGGAACTGGCGGTGGTCGGTGTCGCGGTAGCGCTTGGCCGCCAGGAGGACGGCACGGTCGGGGTCGTCGGGGACGGCGCGCTCGACGAGGAAGACGTCCGCCTCCTTGCCGGTCTTGAGGACGCCCAGCTCGGTGTCGAGGGCGGCGGCCGCCGTGACGACCCAGTCGGGGTGCGGGTGCGGGCCGCGCTGGCCCTTGGCGATGCTCGGCCAGGTGGACCACCGCTGGTCGGGTCCGGGCTCGACGGCGTCGACGCCGGTGTCCAGGGTGAGGATCTGGCGGGTGGGGTGGTCGGGGGTGTGCTGAGGCACGGTGGGGCTCCAAGGAAGGGGGAGGAGCCTCGGTGGCTCCTCAGTGGTGAGGGTCCGTCGCCCGTCCCGTGGGGAGGGCGTGCACGGCGAAGACGTCCATCTCCTCGCCCTCCTTCCTCGTGCCGACGCGCCCGGCGCGCGTCTCCGGGGTCGATCCTGCGTCCGGACCCGCGGCCGCGTCCAGCGAATTACCGGACGTGCCGCGGCGGGCTTCCCGGGGCGGTCCGTCGTGTCCGGGCGGGCGGCGTCCGGCTACGGTGTCGACGTGAGCCTCCAGGTGGTCGCCGACGGCGTGCTGGTCGCCGTGAGCCGTCGCCTCGCGACCACGACGACCCTCGTGGTGGGGTCCACGGGCCCGGCCGGACGGGCCGGTCTGCTGGTCGACCCGGCCTGGGAGCCGGACGAGCTCGCCGCCCTCGCGCGTCAGGCGCGGGACGACGGCGTCGACGTCGTGGCGGGGTTCGCGACGCACGCGCACCACGACCACGTGCTGTGGCACCCGGCGCTGGGGGACGTGCCGCGCTGGGCGAGCGCGACGGCCGCGGGCGTCGCGCAGCGGGAGCGGACGCGGCTGCTGGCCGAGGCGCGCCTCGACGCCGCGCGCTACGGCGGGGCGGACCACACGCCGGAGGTGCTGGCGCTCCTGGGGCGGGTGCGGCCGCTGCCGGCGGGGGAGCGCCAGGTCCCGGACGCCGACGGGGCGCTGCCCGTGGTCGAGGTGGTCGAGCACGCGGCCCACGCGCCGGGGCACGCCGCCCTCTGGCTTCCCGGACCGCGGGTCCTGCTGGCGGGCGACCTGCTCAGCGACGTCGAGGTCCCGCTGCCGTTCGACGAGATCACGGGCGCGGGCGACCTCGCCGGCTACCGCGCCGGGCTGGAGCGCCTCGCGCCGTACGTCGCGCGGGCGGCGGTGCTGGTGCCGGGGCACGGCACGCCGACGCGGCGTCCCGCCGACCGGCTCGACGCCGACCTGCGCTACCTCGACGCCGTCGCCGCCGGACGTGCGCCCGCCGACCCGCGCCTGGCCGACCCGGACGTCGCGGCCGAGCACGCCCGCACCGTGCGCCGCGTCCGGGCCGGGCGCTGAGGCGTCAGCCGAGGGCGCCGGCGAGGAGCGTCGTCGCGTCCTGCCACACGCCCAGGGTGTCGAACCCCATCTGGTCGAGCA
This Isoptericola jiangsuensis DNA region includes the following protein-coding sequences:
- a CDS encoding MBL fold metallo-hydrolase, coding for MSLQVVADGVLVAVSRRLATTTTLVVGSTGPAGRAGLLVDPAWEPDELAALARQARDDGVDVVAGFATHAHHDHVLWHPALGDVPRWASATAAGVAQRERTRLLAEARLDAARYGGADHTPEVLALLGRVRPLPAGERQVPDADGALPVVEVVEHAAHAPGHAALWLPGPRVLLAGDLLSDVEVPLPFDEITGAGDLAGYRAGLERLAPYVARAAVLVPGHGTPTRRPADRLDADLRYLDAVAAGRAPADPRLADPDVAAEHARTVRRVRAGR